A single region of the Bacillota bacterium genome encodes:
- a CDS encoding ABC transporter ATP-binding protein, producing MSGGIQPVQSLPAIDVLDLTKRFNTALAVDRVSFSCRQGEILGLLGPNGAGKTTTLRMLATALRPTSGTARINGFDITTRPEEVRRRIGVLPSEPGLYGRLTPREILRYFGQLYDMTPGAIESRTRELLSMLGLDEHGDQRTETFSRGMRQKVSIARTLLHDPPVIFLDEPTAGLDVMSARAIHDFIIQCRAAGKSIILSTHVMAEAERLCDRIAIINRGRIIAIGTMEELRSLAASPYSYPRPHPQPHPETRQAAEHGHTRAAAVSPAGPGPVTLEEIFVKLAGQDQDKGEDEKPNKKASR from the coding sequence ATGAGCGGAGGCATACAGCCTGTGCAGTCTCTACCTGCAATAGATGTCCTGGACTTGACGAAGAGATTCAATACGGCCTTGGCTGTGGACCGGGTAAGCTTCAGCTGCCGGCAGGGCGAGATCCTTGGCCTCCTCGGTCCCAATGGCGCCGGCAAGACGACAACACTGAGGATGCTCGCGACAGCCCTGCGGCCGACGAGCGGCACTGCCAGGATCAACGGATTCGACATCACCACCCGGCCCGAAGAGGTGCGCCGCCGGATCGGTGTCCTTCCTTCAGAGCCGGGTCTTTATGGCCGTCTCACGCCACGGGAGATACTACGGTATTTCGGGCAGCTATATGATATGACCCCGGGCGCCATTGAGAGCAGGACCCGCGAACTCCTCTCCATGCTCGGCCTGGATGAACATGGAGACCAGCGCACAGAGACCTTCTCCAGGGGCATGCGCCAGAAGGTCTCGATCGCGCGCACGCTTCTCCACGATCCGCCCGTCATATTCCTTGACGAGCCCACGGCAGGGCTGGATGTGATGTCAGCCCGGGCGATCCATGATTTCATCATACAGTGCAGGGCCGCCGGGAAGAGCATAATTCTATCGACTCATGTGATGGCCGAGGCTGAGAGGTTATGTGATCGCATTGCTATCATAAACCGTGGGCGCATCATAGCGATCGGGACAATGGAGGAGCTCCGCTCCCTTGCAGCAAGCCCCTACTCTTACCCTCGCCCTCACCCCCAACCTCACCCGGAAACCCGCCAGGCAGCGGAGCATGGCCATACGCGAGCTGCCGCAGTCAGCCCCGCCGGCCCCGGTCCGGTCACGCTGGAGGAGATATTCGTCAAGCTGGCCGGGCAGGATCAAGATAAAGGCGAAGATGAAAAGCCAAATAAAAAAGCAAGTAGGTAA
- a CDS encoding glycyl radical protein codes for MILMQGGRTDSGRIVRLKERLMSQRLEISIERARLFTHVYRETEGETEILRRAKAIAKVIREMEIRIWPDELIVGNRTALPRMGVLSPEMAVEWIDEELDIFPTRPQDKFWVSEGDKRELREAIFPYWRGRTLNDWIQAHMPPATQQASRARVFKVNQTDKGQGHILPDYSRVVRQGFLAIRDEIEARLEAINLRLRGNLGSRWPESRSPDRKDDRKDDCEDDREDEVATSAVRLGTGSYQDVQLEPELDDYNSRRLFYEAALIVLDAAIELGPRYAELARKMAQDESDRGRRLELMEIADICERVPAQPAQTFREALQALWLAHVALQCESNASSISLGRLDQWLYPYYDSDLRSGALTRMEVLELLSCLWIKCNEIIMVRSTESAKHFAGFPVNPTVTIGGQTCGGLDASNDLSLLCLEATAGVGLPQPNIAVRLHTKTPDLFLMKACEVIRLGMGLPHAYNDEVVIPALLNRGVALPDARDYAIVGCVEVSIPGKTYGLHDIALFNMVKALELAMSGGRCRLTGEEVGMKTGDPYEFKSFADLEKAYMVQVEYFASHAIEASNVVDLAHAALAPTPLLSCLVDGCLERGMDVTAGGARYNFSGIQGIGLANVADSLQAVKQLIFEEGKVSLREVLDALDRNFEGYDGLRETLLNCAPKFGNDDDNVDLLAARWASIFASCIERGRNPRGGRFQPGFYTVSAHVPLGEEVGATPDGRLAREPLADGGLSPVRGRDRKGPTAVLKSLGKIDQVRASNGTLLNQKFLPSVLEGPEGLAKFAAFLRAFVALKVMQIQFNVVSAATLRDAQRNPDQYRGLVVRVAGYSAFFVDLNKVLQDDIIKRTEQTL; via the coding sequence ATGATTCTCATGCAGGGAGGCCGCACAGATTCGGGCAGGATCGTCAGGCTCAAAGAGCGGCTCATGAGCCAGCGGCTCGAGATATCAATCGAGCGGGCGCGCCTTTTCACCCACGTTTACAGGGAGACCGAGGGGGAGACCGAGATATTGAGAAGGGCGAAGGCGATCGCAAAGGTGATACGCGAGATGGAGATTCGAATCTGGCCGGATGAGCTTATCGTCGGCAACCGGACCGCCCTGCCCCGCATGGGCGTCCTTTCCCCCGAGATGGCCGTGGAGTGGATCGATGAAGAGCTCGATATCTTTCCGACCCGGCCCCAGGATAAGTTCTGGGTCAGCGAAGGGGACAAGCGTGAGCTCCGGGAGGCAATCTTTCCCTACTGGCGCGGGCGGACCCTCAACGATTGGATTCAAGCTCATATGCCCCCCGCAACGCAGCAGGCAAGCCGGGCCAGGGTTTTCAAGGTTAACCAGACCGATAAGGGTCAGGGCCACATTCTCCCGGATTATTCGCGAGTGGTCAGGCAGGGCTTCCTGGCCATTCGAGATGAGATCGAGGCGAGGCTCGAGGCCATAAATCTACGGCTCAGGGGGAATCTGGGGTCCAGGTGGCCTGAATCTAGAAGTCCCGATCGTAAGGATGATCGTAAGGATGATTGTGAGGATGATCGTGAGGATGAAGTGGCGACATCAGCCGTCAGGCTGGGCACTGGCTCATACCAGGATGTCCAGCTGGAGCCAGAGTTAGATGATTATAATAGCCGCAGGTTGTTTTACGAGGCCGCTTTGATTGTCCTCGATGCCGCTATCGAGCTTGGCCCCAGGTATGCGGAGCTTGCGCGCAAGATGGCACAAGACGAAAGCGACCGGGGGCGCAGGTTGGAGCTTATGGAGATAGCGGACATATGTGAGCGTGTCCCCGCCCAGCCTGCGCAGACCTTCAGGGAGGCGCTCCAGGCCCTGTGGCTTGCGCACGTCGCCCTCCAGTGCGAGTCAAATGCCAGCTCGATCTCCCTGGGCCGCCTTGACCAATGGCTTTACCCCTACTATGATTCCGACCTGAGGTCCGGCGCCCTGACGCGCATGGAGGTCCTCGAATTGCTTTCCTGCCTATGGATTAAATGCAATGAGATAATCATGGTAAGGAGCACGGAGAGCGCCAAGCATTTCGCTGGGTTCCCTGTAAACCCTACGGTAACCATAGGCGGGCAAACCTGCGGCGGCCTGGATGCGTCGAATGACCTGTCCCTGCTTTGCCTGGAAGCCACCGCGGGAGTTGGGCTTCCCCAGCCCAATATCGCGGTGCGCCTTCATACGAAAACCCCGGATCTATTTCTCATGAAGGCATGCGAGGTCATCCGCCTAGGGATGGGCCTGCCCCATGCATACAATGACGAGGTAGTTATCCCGGCCCTCCTGAATAGGGGGGTGGCTTTGCCGGATGCCAGGGATTACGCTATAGTTGGTTGCGTTGAGGTCTCGATCCCCGGCAAGACTTACGGTCTCCACGATATCGCCCTCTTCAACATGGTAAAGGCCCTCGAGCTTGCCATGAGCGGAGGGCGGTGCCGCCTAACTGGCGAGGAGGTTGGGATGAAGACGGGGGATCCATATGAATTTAAGAGTTTTGCGGACCTCGAAAAGGCCTATATGGTACAGGTGGAGTATTTTGCATCCCATGCGATTGAGGCAAGCAACGTTGTCGATCTAGCTCATGCGGCGTTGGCGCCGACTCCGCTTCTCTCATGCCTCGTGGATGGCTGCCTCGAAAGGGGCATGGACGTCACTGCAGGGGGGGCGCGGTATAATTTCTCGGGCATTCAGGGGATCGGCCTCGCAAATGTAGCGGATTCCCTCCAGGCGGTGAAGCAACTTATCTTTGAGGAAGGCAAGGTGAGCTTGAGAGAGGTCTTGGACGCCCTGGACCGGAATTTTGAGGGGTATGATGGTTTGAGGGAGACCTTATTGAATTGTGCGCCAAAGTTTGGGAACGACGATGATAATGTAGACTTGCTCGCCGCCAGGTGGGCATCGATCTTTGCGAGCTGTATAGAAAGGGGGAGGAACCCGAGGGGCGGGAGGTTCCAGCCTGGATTTTACACAGTTTCAGCCCATGTCCCTCTTGGCGAAGAGGTTGGAGCCACGCCCGACGGCAGGCTTGCGCGCGAGCCACTGGCGGATGGAGGCCTCTCGCCGGTGCGCGGCAGGGATAGGAAGGGCCCGACAGCCGTCCTGAAGTCCCTCGGGAAGATCGACCAGGTGAGGGCGTCGAATGGAACGCTGCTGAATCAGAAGTTCTTGCCCTCGGTCCTCGAGGGCCCTGAGGGGCTCGCGAAATTTGCTGCTTTCCTCCGCGCCTTTGTGGCGTTGAAGGTTATGCAGATACAATTCAATGTGGTCTCGGCTGCGACCCTGCGGGATGCGCAGCGCAATCCCGACCAATATAGGGGGCTTGTGGTGCGCGTCGCAGGCTACAGCGCGTTCTTTGTAGATCTCAATAAAGTCCTGCAGGATGATATCATAAAACGGACTGAGCAAACCCTATAA
- a CDS encoding DeoR/GlpR transcriptional regulator: MLPFERQLAILEALKEKGTVDIATLAERLGVSTNTLRRDLAFLEAKGYLRRVYGGATIMSVSPLEAKYINYDTRTGLANERKDTIGMVAADMILDGDTVILDSGTTTLQIARHLEGKRNVTVITNDIKVAAELCGKHGILVVTTGGFTDESFSSSGVIAERTIAEVRPDKVFLSALGISVKDGLTDGRMEQATIKRVMAKAGREVILVADSSKVGKVLSCFICPVSSITRWVTDSGVPPNMVADVEREGCEVIIASRQGGRVEQIGYLGL; this comes from the coding sequence GTGCTGCCGTTTGAGAGACAACTGGCTATCTTGGAGGCCCTGAAAGAAAAGGGAACCGTCGATATTGCTACGCTGGCGGAGAGGCTCGGGGTATCGACAAACACCCTGCGAAGGGATTTAGCCTTTCTCGAGGCCAAGGGCTACCTGAGGCGCGTCTATGGTGGTGCCACGATTATGAGCGTGAGCCCGCTCGAGGCCAAATATATAAACTATGATACGCGTACAGGCCTGGCCAACGAGAGAAAGGATACCATAGGCATGGTGGCCGCGGATATGATCCTCGATGGCGACACCGTCATCCTGGACTCTGGCACGACAACCCTCCAGATTGCGAGGCACCTGGAGGGTAAGCGTAACGTCACGGTCATCACCAATGATATCAAGGTAGCGGCAGAGCTGTGCGGCAAGCATGGGATCCTGGTGGTTACGACGGGCGGGTTTACAGATGAATCATTTTCATCGAGCGGGGTGATAGCGGAGAGGACCATAGCCGAGGTGCGTCCGGACAAGGTTTTCCTCTCGGCGCTGGGGATATCGGTTAAGGATGGGCTCACGGACGGGAGGATGGAACAGGCCACAATCAAGCGGGTCATGGCCAAAGCAGGCCGGGAGGTCATTCTGGTGGCCGACTCGAGCAAGGTGGGGAAGGTTTTATCATGTTTTATCTGCCCCGTATCCTCGATTACGAGGTGGGTAACGGATAGTGGGGTGCCGCCAAATATGGTCGCCGACGTGGAGCGGGAGGGATGCGAGGTTATCATCGCCAGCCGGCAGGGCGGCAGGGTCGAACAGATAGGATACCTGGGGCTTTAG
- a CDS encoding sugar-binding transcriptional regulator, with the protein MGYLCELELALLAAELYYRQGKTQQEIADQLKLNRIKVQRLLQKAREAGMVKIEIVSPFPACDALAAKLCERFGLKEAIIVPIQSDSQPVIREILGSVAADYVGKKITDGQIIGLGWGRTIYEVVRFWNPQIKARVQVVPLFGGFGQTEPCYQANEMARRVAEALGGESHPLYAPIIVDNVKIRDALLSDRTIGHVCRLWDKVDLAIVGIGSSLDTVTGQLNDYVSQNERQEVEAKGVIGDIALYFFDSAGRIVNVSLNDRLVGIRFDQLKRISLVVGVAGGEEKVRTIAGALKTGLIDVIVSDQRTLEAVMT; encoded by the coding sequence ATGGGGTACCTTTGCGAATTGGAGCTAGCCCTCCTGGCCGCGGAGCTCTACTACAGGCAGGGTAAAACACAACAAGAAATCGCCGACCAGCTCAAACTGAACCGCATCAAGGTCCAGAGGCTGCTCCAGAAGGCCAGGGAGGCCGGCATGGTCAAAATCGAAATCGTATCCCCCTTCCCCGCGTGTGACGCCCTTGCGGCAAAGCTCTGCGAGAGGTTTGGCCTCAAGGAGGCGATCATAGTCCCAATCCAATCAGATTCTCAGCCCGTGATCCGCGAGATACTGGGAAGCGTTGCTGCCGATTACGTTGGGAAGAAAATCACCGACGGCCAGATTATAGGCTTGGGCTGGGGTCGGACGATCTATGAAGTAGTGAGGTTTTGGAACCCCCAGATAAAGGCCCGGGTGCAGGTAGTGCCGCTTTTTGGAGGCTTCGGCCAAACGGAGCCCTGTTACCAGGCGAATGAAATGGCGCGCAGGGTTGCCGAGGCCCTCGGCGGGGAATCCCACCCTCTTTACGCGCCTATCATTGTCGATAACGTAAAGATACGGGACGCCCTGCTTAGCGACCGGACGATAGGCCATGTGTGCAGGTTGTGGGATAAAGTGGATCTTGCGATTGTAGGCATCGGGTCCTCCCTTGATACGGTGACTGGGCAATTAAATGACTATGTTTCGCAAAACGAGCGCCAGGAAGTAGAGGCAAAAGGCGTCATAGGGGACATAGCGCTATATTTCTTCGATTCCGCCGGGCGAATTGTGAACGTATCCCTGAACGATAGGTTAGTAGGCATCAGGTTTGATCAACTCAAGCGAATATCGCTTGTGGTTGGCGTAGCAGGCGGAGAGGAGAAGGTCAGAACTATAGCGGGCGCGCTTAAGACGGGTCTCATAGACGTTATCGTGAGCGATCAGAGAACGCTTGAAGCTGTAATGACTTAA
- a CDS encoding iron-containing alcohol dehydrogenase produces MHTFQTAGRIIYGRGSISQLSGEAARLGRKALLVTGMSSLKRLGVLDKVISPLQCKGVEVVLFNKVEAEPSIRTVELGIEEARRHHCDLVISIGGGSAIDVGKVVAGLVMAPGSVKEYFLGEREIVEKGLPFIAIPTTAGTGAEVTMNSVLTDPEELVKQSIRSPFLLADVALVDPELTLTLPPHITAYSGMDALTQAIEGFTSKGAGPVTDALALRAAELIGRNLLRAYEVPGDIEAREALATGSLMAGMAFASARLGAVHGLAHPIGVRYHKPHGLVCAVLLPGVMRFNLPVVTGKYAEVAAALGAGEAGTASAAGIPAEAGIRFIEHLLDRLGIPRKLSGIGLVEEDIAKIAEEALPSGSTKANPRDVTHEDLVNILRQNL; encoded by the coding sequence ATTCACACGTTCCAGACTGCGGGAAGGATCATATATGGAAGAGGGAGTATATCTCAATTGAGCGGCGAGGCCGCCCGGCTTGGCCGCAAGGCGCTGCTCGTGACGGGGATGTCGTCTCTCAAGCGTCTCGGCGTCCTCGATAAGGTCATAAGCCCCTTGCAATGTAAAGGCGTTGAGGTTGTGCTGTTTAATAAGGTTGAGGCCGAGCCATCGATCAGGACAGTTGAGCTCGGTATCGAGGAGGCCAGGAGACACCATTGCGACCTTGTGATAAGCATCGGCGGCGGCAGCGCCATTGATGTAGGGAAGGTAGTAGCTGGCCTTGTCATGGCGCCGGGGAGCGTCAAGGAATATTTCCTCGGCGAGCGGGAGATTGTTGAGAAAGGTCTCCCATTTATCGCGATCCCTACGACGGCCGGGACCGGCGCTGAGGTCACAATGAACTCGGTTTTGACCGACCCTGAAGAGCTCGTGAAACAGAGCATCAGGAGCCCGTTTCTCCTTGCTGACGTGGCGCTGGTGGATCCCGAGCTCACACTCACCCTCCCGCCTCACATCACAGCTTATAGCGGCATGGACGCCCTGACCCAGGCCATTGAGGGCTTCACATCGAAGGGGGCCGGCCCGGTAACGGACGCGCTCGCGCTCAGGGCGGCCGAGCTCATCGGCAGGAATCTCCTCAGGGCTTACGAGGTTCCTGGTGACATAGAGGCCCGCGAGGCCCTCGCGACGGGGAGCCTGATGGCGGGCATGGCCTTCGCCAGCGCCCGGCTCGGGGCTGTCCACGGCCTTGCCCATCCGATCGGCGTCAGGTATCACAAACCCCATGGCCTTGTCTGCGCGGTGCTCCTGCCGGGCGTCATGAGGTTCAACCTCCCGGTAGTCACCGGTAAATACGCCGAGGTGGCGGCGGCTCTGGGGGCGGGCGAGGCCGGCACGGCCAGCGCGGCTGGTATCCCCGCTGAAGCCGGGATCCGGTTCATAGAGCACCTCCTGGATAGACTCGGGATTCCAAGGAAATTGAGCGGGATCGGCCTCGTCGAGGAGGATATCGCAAAAATAGCTGAGGAGGCCCTCCCATCGGGCTCCACCAAGGCCAACCCGCGCGACGTGACGCATGAGGATCTGGTAAATATATTGAGGCAGAATTTATAA
- a CDS encoding ABC transporter permease, whose protein sequence is MNWRHIRSVWFKEMLDTIRDRRTLLAMVVIPMILMPAMVVGFPALIERQERSAEKMVSRIIISGQENAPGLVEAVKSAGNIAVVMPPGDPIQALKSGKVHLVVEIPPGFEERVAREETKDASPSPNTSASSNPNSNLSLRVLYEGTSRNSDLARTRFLSVFNAYSQQVVAMRLARRNIDPAILSTGEIETQNVASEQKMGGFFLAMILPMMIGIWAAVGGMYTAIDVAAGEKERGTLEALVVAPPSRRSLVFGKYLAVLTVSTITVVIVIVSMLAAIKIAGPAMFARGGGKMEISIPPASAALMLLGAFLLASIISALEIAVSIFARSFKEAQNYITPLYILVMVPGFLTQFTVGGGQQPARWTFIIPVLNALEVFKELLMGTVNWSNIGLMAASSLAYAIIALEIATRVFSREDVLFR, encoded by the coding sequence ATGAATTGGAGGCACATACGGAGCGTTTGGTTCAAGGAGATGCTCGACACCATCAGGGACCGGCGCACCCTCCTAGCGATGGTTGTAATTCCCATGATTCTCATGCCTGCCATGGTAGTGGGCTTTCCAGCGCTTATAGAACGACAGGAGCGGTCTGCGGAGAAAATGGTCTCCCGGATCATCATATCCGGCCAGGAAAACGCGCCGGGCCTGGTAGAGGCGGTCAAATCCGCCGGAAACATCGCCGTCGTGATGCCCCCCGGAGATCCCATACAGGCTTTAAAGTCCGGTAAGGTGCACCTGGTCGTGGAAATCCCGCCTGGCTTCGAGGAACGGGTCGCCCGGGAGGAAACAAAAGATGCAAGCCCGAGCCCAAACACGAGCGCGAGCTCGAACCCGAACTCGAACCTGAGCCTGAGGGTCCTCTACGAGGGCACCAGCCGGAACTCTGACCTCGCGAGAACAAGGTTTCTTTCGGTTTTCAATGCCTATAGCCAGCAGGTCGTTGCGATGAGGCTCGCCCGCCGCAACATCGACCCGGCCATTCTTTCGACCGGCGAGATCGAAACCCAAAACGTCGCGTCGGAGCAGAAGATGGGCGGCTTCTTCCTGGCGATGATCCTGCCCATGATGATCGGGATATGGGCGGCCGTCGGCGGGATGTATACCGCCATAGATGTGGCCGCCGGCGAGAAAGAGCGCGGCACCCTCGAAGCCCTCGTGGTCGCGCCGCCGAGCCGGAGATCGCTGGTATTCGGCAAGTACCTGGCTGTCCTTACGGTATCGACGATCACTGTCGTGATAGTAATAGTGAGCATGCTGGCCGCGATCAAGATTGCGGGACCGGCCATGTTTGCCAGGGGCGGGGGGAAAATGGAGATATCCATCCCACCAGCCTCAGCTGCCCTCATGCTGCTCGGGGCGTTCCTGCTGGCGTCGATCATCAGCGCCCTGGAGATAGCCGTAAGCATCTTCGCGCGGAGCTTCAAGGAGGCGCAAAACTACATTACGCCCCTCTATATCCTGGTTATGGTGCCGGGCTTCCTCACCCAGTTCACAGTCGGCGGGGGGCAGCAGCCTGCCCGGTGGACTTTTATTATCCCCGTCCTGAACGCGCTCGAGGTGTTCAAGGAACTCCTCATGGGCACGGTGAACTGGTCGAACATCGGCCTCATGGCCGCGTCCTCCCTGGCCTACGCGATCATAGCCCTGGAGATCGCAACGCGGGTCTTCAGCCGGGAGGATGTTCTATTCCGGTAA
- a CDS encoding bifunctional nuclease family protein, translating into MEMKVLGVTVDQSGGFSVLLSDAEEKMVLPIGIGPFEAQAIAFPLHGETPPRPLTHDLMKSIFQSLDVTLTKIVITNIKDGVFYAEVYLQHKDDRLVIDARPSDAIALAVRYGSPIYVAPRLVEFTYRYEDIIAPGQGSGDPD; encoded by the coding sequence ATGGAAATGAAGGTTCTAGGGGTTACCGTGGACCAGAGCGGGGGATTCTCGGTGCTGCTTTCAGACGCAGAGGAAAAAATGGTCCTGCCGATTGGAATCGGCCCGTTCGAGGCACAGGCTATAGCATTCCCTCTCCATGGTGAAACCCCTCCCCGTCCTCTGACACACGACTTGATGAAATCTATATTCCAGAGCCTCGATGTCACGCTAACGAAGATCGTGATCACAAATATCAAGGACGGCGTGTTCTATGCCGAGGTCTACTTACAGCATAAGGATGACAGGCTCGTAATTGACGCCAGGCCCAGCGATGCAATAGCCCTGGCAGTCAGATATGGAAGCCCGATCTATGTTGCCCCTAGACTGGTTGAGTTCACCTACAGGTATGAAGATATCATAGCCCCGGGGCAGGGCAGCGGGGATCCAGACTAG